A stretch of Henckelia pumila isolate YLH828 chromosome 4, ASM3356847v2, whole genome shotgun sequence DNA encodes these proteins:
- the LOC140861992 gene encoding uncharacterized protein, which translates to MDATLTRMEVLFERFQTYNPPTLKGTEDTSACEGWLEEHDQLFESLEYSDERRIKLVVYQLQDSARSLWFATKQCLEIRGIVISWQVFKTEFCERFLPKSYREDRAGEFVNLQQGNMTVDGYVAKFSNLFRFVPHVNQDEKVQMNLFINGLNPEIYAWIDAGRPNRLADAIDRAKRA; encoded by the coding sequence ATGGATGCTACACTCACACGGATGGAGGTTCTATTTGAACGATTTCAGACGTATAATCCGCCAACTTTGAAAGGTACAGAAGATACCAGTGCTTGTGAAGGTTGGTTAGAAGAGCATGATCAATTGTTTGAATCTTTAGAATACTCTGATGAACGAAGAATCAAGCTGGTTGTATACCAACTGCAAGATTCAGCAAGAAGCTTGTGGTTTGCGACGAAGCAATGTCTGGAAATCAGAGGTATAGTAATTTCTTGGCAGGTATTTAAGACTGAATTTTGTGAACGATTTCTGCCGAAATCTTATAGAGAAGATAGAGCAGGAGAATTTGTTAACTTGCAACAAGGAAATATGACTGTAGACGGGTATGTTGCTAAATTCTCCAACTTGTTCCGATTTGTTCCTCACGTGAATCAGGATGAAAAAGTCCAAATGAATCTGTTtatcaatggactgaatccggAAATTTATGCTTGGATAGATGCGGGGAGACCGAATAGATTGGCTGATGCTATTGACAGGGCTAAAAGAGCTTAA